AAGGTCAGCTACGACGGCGCGCTGCCGATGTGCGGCGTCACCGGCGACAGCGAGCTGTTCGACTACTTCAGCGGCTACCAGGCGCTGGCGCAGTACTTTGCCGGCGTGCCCAAGTACCCGGCCACCGGCTGGGCCGACGTCTCGGCGCTGGTGCGCAGCAACCTGTTCACCACCTTCAGCAGCGTGCCCACCGCGCAGGGCCTGAAGCTGCGCGAGGCGGTGCGCAACCTCACCGGCGGCGAGCGCCCGATCTTCAACGAGGGCTTCGCCAACAGCGGCCTGCAAAGCGTGGTGTGGGGCACCTTCGGCGGCGACGGCACGATCAGCGGCATCCTCAACAAGAGCCCGCTCGACACCAACCGCTTCGTCTACCAGCTCGATGCCGACAGCGCCCAGACCGATGAGGAGAAGGCGCTCAATGCCGGCGTGCTGCGCGCCACCGCGGTGGCCGATGCCAACCGCCTGCGCCGCGACGGGCTGCGCTGGATTCCCAAGGTGAACGGCGAGTTCAAGATCCCGGTGGTGTCGATGCACACGCTGGGCGACATGTACGTGCCCTTCCACATGATGCAGATCCACCGCCAGCGCGCGGTGGCCAAGGGCAATGGCAACCTGCTGGTGCAGCGCGCCATCCGCGCGCCCAGCCACTGCGACTTCACGGTCAGCGAAACCGTCACCGCCTTCGCCGACCTGGTGAAGTGGGTCGAGCAGGGCACCAAGCCGGCCGGCGATGACGTGCTCACGCCGGCCACCGTGGCCAGCCCGTCGTATGGCTGCACCTTCACGGTCAACACGCCGGTGGCCGGTGAGCCCAGCACGCCCGGCTCGGCGGTGTTCACGCGCACGCTGATGCCGGCCTGCCCGGCCAGCTGATTGCCAGCCGATTGCCAGCGGGCTGTCATCGGGCCGCTCCCAAGGCAGCCCGCCAAGCCCGCCCGGCGGTGCGCGAGTCAGGGCCGCAGCAGCGCGGCCTCGGCCATTGCCAGCGCCTCGGGCAGGCCCGACAGCACCAGCGTGTCGCCGGCCTGCAGTGCCACGCTGTCGTCGGCGTCCACGACGCGCCCGCTGGCCTGGCGCACCGAGACCACCTGCGCACCCATCGCCGGCAGGGCCAGCTCGCCCAGCGGCTGGCCCAGGCAGGCCACGGCGGCGGGCAGGGTGACGCTGGCCAGCCGCGCCTGCTGGCGCTCTTCCAGCGTGTCGTCGTCGGCACCGTGGAAGTAGCCGCGCAGCAGGCCGTAGCGCTTCTCGCGCGCGTCGCGGGTCACGCGGATCACGCGGCGCATCGGCACGCCCACCAGGGCCAGGGCCTGCGCGGCCAGC
This portion of the Aquabacterium sp. OR-4 genome encodes:
- a CDS encoding alpha/beta hydrolase; this translates as MNRKLPTLNILALAAASALLAACGGADDEPTKQAVSEPEETRVQDSRNSYVPRAASAYSDYQAGTGSNGDGFTAQAGLAVETDRWAGVLNGAGYRIEVPKNWNGKLVMYAHGYAGTGNELVVTTPSTLRAYLVANGYAWAASSYTKNYYDVRVGVEDTNALANEFTKIAAARGRTLAAPTKTYIAGHSMGGHITAAAIETEAASYAKNKVSYDGALPMCGVTGDSELFDYFSGYQALAQYFAGVPKYPATGWADVSALVRSNLFTTFSSVPTAQGLKLREAVRNLTGGERPIFNEGFANSGLQSVVWGTFGGDGTISGILNKSPLDTNRFVYQLDADSAQTDEEKALNAGVLRATAVADANRLRRDGLRWIPKVNGEFKIPVVSMHTLGDMYVPFHMMQIHRQRAVAKGNGNLLVQRAIRAPSHCDFTVSETVTAFADLVKWVEQGTKPAGDDVLTPATVASPSYGCTFTVNTPVAGEPSTPGSAVFTRTLMPACPAS